TTCTCCCACTTCTCGCACCAGCATTGAGAAGAGGCTGTTCACCCCGATATACCAGCGCTCATCCTCTGAATATCTCGTATTGATCCAGGCTACGGGGTCTGCGCCCTCGGGCCTGTTTTTACTTAACGATACAATGGTCACTGCGGCAATCTCGGCAGAGTCTTGAATACGAGTATTATACTTTCTCCAACTTTTATATACATTGAATGGATTGTTTGCAATTTTGCGGGCATCCGTATCTGTCCGTGGGACAAAAGCCTGTTCCTGTCCGGTGATGGCAAACAGGAACAACGGATGAATATCATAGGCTTTCGCCGTTTGTAAGATGACAGAGAAGTAGGGTTCTTCGGCCAACAGCGAGTTGCGCTGATTGAGCCACTGCCGCAAGGCATCCTCTCGCACGGATCGGTAGCGCAGCGATGGCGGCAGTTCATTGCCCGTCGTGTTTTTATCATGCCTGTCATTCGACGTTGGGCTCATGAGCCTTGATGTTGTTTCCACGCTCCCTGCCGGAAATGCCTCACTGCCCGGAACAGTCTCGGCGCCAAATGGAGTAGAGCGAAATAGGACGGAAAGGGAAATTAAAAGCAGGATCAAGCAGGCAGCAGCAGCCGGCATCCATCCCCGCTTTTCCCTGCTCGGTTCGTTCAACCGGCGGGCCTTCTGAAGTTCTTTATCCGTTTTGACAGTTGATGCCGAAGGGGAATCCGCCATAGCAGAAGATGGCGCAGCAACTACGGCTACGCCTGCTTCGGCGCCTTGGCCTATGGCGGCCTGATTCGAATTCTCAGGCAACCCGCCGGAGATAGCCGGTGGCGCTAAACTGGGCAATAGTCCCTCAAAATCAGAGATGTTCTCTGCTACAATCTTTTCAACAAGCGAATCAACAATTAACTGCAGTTCTCCACGTGGCAAATCAATCCCCTGTTCGCGAGCAAGCCACAACCAGAGGGCGTCAATTCTTTGAACTTTAGGCACATCCTCGTTCAAAGAAACCCAAAAAACGTCGCCCGCATCGATGACGAAGCGCTTACGCGCCACCGCTTCTTCCATCAGTCTACGACGGATTCGCAAGCGAGCGGTTTGGGGAAAAAGCGGCATTTTACCATCCAGGACGCGATGGACCGCATCGGCCAGCACCGCCGCGCGGTCTCGGGGGGATGCGTCGGGATATTTTTTCTGTATATATGTTTTGAGCGATTGTAGGTCTTCCTCATTGAGCAGGATTTTTCCCCGCAGCGAGGAAAGCAATTGCATCATCCACCCGTCCCCCGTTGAATCCAGCCATTCACCCATTTGCCAGCGTTATCTCAATATTACCAAAGATACCCCTTTGTATGGTATACTGTTCCAAGAAAAAAAGACGCAACGGGAGGAAACGATGCATATGCAATTTGCCATTCGTCGATCATTTCTATCTTTCTGGGCCGCCGTGCTGCTTTTATTCAGCTTTATGTTCAACACAAGCCCAGCCGAGAGCGCTTCTGGGGACCCATCACTCCCGCTGATGTCTATCGGTAAAGCAAACCAAGCAGCCAAAGATTTCCTGATCACGGAAGGCGCAGCAGAAGCATTAAAACCGCGGGGGAACCGGGAGTTGCGGCTCTATGCCCCCATGGGGGTTTCTTTTAGCGATACGCCGCGCTTCGAAGTCATTCAAGGCGACCTGGTGTTAGAATCGGCCTCCGCCCAAACGGAATATGACAACTCTTTCCGGCAATACTACGCCAGTGTCCGGATCAAAGCTTCGAGCACAACGCCTTCGACCATACGAGTCAGTTCACTCCGGCTGACAGTGGACCGGACCGTGCCGGAAGGGAACGTAGTTCTTCAATTAAAAGGCTGGAACAATGCAGCCGTTGAATATAACGATGATGGTCTTTTTCCCTCTTCATTGATGATGACGATTCCCGTCGGTTGGGTGGGCACTCCTGGCGAGCATGGCGCGCCCGCTTCTCAACCTGCCGTCCCCGCCGGTAAAAAAGTCGCGCTTTTTAAAATCGGCGAAACTAAGTATATCGTCGACACGGTGGAAAAAGAAATGGATACGACGCCCTATCGCCGCAATGGCCGGGTCTTTTTGCCCATCCGTTACATCAGCGACATGCTAGGAATAGAACCCACCGGGATCGTCTGGGACGAAAAAATGGGGCAGGTGACACTGACCCGCGTCAACCGCGTCATCATACTGGAACTAAACAATCCGGTCATGTACGCCGACGGCTCTCCGGTTACGCTTGAAGCCGCACCGGAGATCGTCGAGCCAGGGCGGGTAATGCTCCCCGTCCGACCGATTGTCGAGCAGTATGGCGGCGCCGTAGAATGGGACAGCGCGACCGAAACAGTCCGTGTCTTCTCCCAAGAATAGTTGACCGGGACAGAAGGAAAACGGAACAGAAGGATAAGCAATAAGGTCTAACCAAAAAAAGAAGCCGATGCATCCCGGCAAGGGGCGCATCGGCTTGCTTGCTCTATCCGGCAGTTTTGGCGGTCAATGGACTGCGCACGAATAGAACAGTCAGATCAGTAATTGGGAATGTGAATTTCGTAGAAAGCCTGAGGGTGCTGGCAGGCCGGGCAGACTTCCGGCGCTTCCATTCCTTCATGTATGTAACCGCAGTTCCGGCATTTCCACTCGACGACGGTATCGCGACGGAACACGCGTCCGTTCTTGATATTGTCCAACAAAGCGAGGAAGCGCTTCTCGTGCCGTTCCTCCACTTCGGCGATCTCTTCGAAGAGATCAGCGATATCCTGGAAACCTTCCTGGCGGGCCGTCTCGGCAAACTGCTTGTACAAGTCGGTCCACTCATGATTTTCGCCTGCGGCAGACTGTTCCAAATGGTCTGTGGTTGCTCCGAGGGCGCTGAGGGCTAGATAAAAGCGTTTCGCATGCTGTTTCTCATTTTCCGCCGTTTCGGAGAAGAACCCGGCGATTTGGCGATACCCTTCCTTTTCCGCGATGGCGGAAAAAAAATCGTATTTCGTCCGTGCCTGGCATTCTCCTGCAAAAGCGGCCAAAAGATTCTTTTCCGTTTCCGTTCCTTTCAACCCCGGTACGTTGGTAACAGTTTTCGTGGGAGCCATCCGTCAACCTCCTTGTTAGATTGATATTATTGGCACAAGTAGATTGTACGCCAATGTATCAAAATTGTCAAAATAGCGCCGTAAGCGTGTTCACTTTTTTACTGTCGCTTTCCAGAGACCGTGAAGATTGCAATACCCATAGAGGTCGATTTCGTTGGCGTCGCCCACATGAAAATTTGCTTCCGGCGCCTTTCCGTCGTGCAATTTGACACGTTGTACACAATCGCCATAAACGATGGTAATCCACTGAATCAGGTGCTCTGCCGTCATCGGGTGTAAAATGCTGCCTACTTTGACAACGAATTTTCCATCATTACCGAATTCGGCGACAGGCAGATGCTTTTCTCTTGAGGCTTCAACCGTATTTGGTTCCAAGAGTTCCATCGGTTTCCCGCAGCAAACCACCTGCGCATCAGCTTTGGAACAAGTAAGCGCATAAGAATGTCCCTTGCAAACCAACTGCTCTTTTCCCATTTCAACGACTTCTAAGGTATACCCGCAAGCATCGCAACGGTAAATACCCAAGTTTTTCGCCATACGGATTTCCTCCTCATTCTCATTTATTTACAGAACCCAGATCATCAGGTTGAGAGTAACCGACCTTCAAGCCTAACATACCACTGTAAGCCGGAATTATACTCAATTGAATGTTGCTAGGGCTCAAGAGATATCACTAATTCTGGATATAAATCCCTTGTTCCATATAATGGATATATATTGGCGGGTTCCTCTGCGCACCCTTGAAAGAGAAATTAAAAATGCTTCAGTTGGAGGTTGTTATGGGAATTTTCGACGGAATCAACGGGGAGAATAACAATGAAGAAGTGCTCGAAAACGAAA
This genomic window from Heliomicrobium undosum contains:
- the rbr gene encoding rubrerythrin; the protein is MAPTKTVTNVPGLKGTETEKNLLAAFAGECQARTKYDFFSAIAEKEGYRQIAGFFSETAENEKQHAKRFYLALSALGATTDHLEQSAAGENHEWTDLYKQFAETARQEGFQDIADLFEEIAEVEERHEKRFLALLDNIKNGRVFRRDTVVEWKCRNCGYIHEGMEAPEVCPACQHPQAFYEIHIPNY
- a CDS encoding copper amine oxidase N-terminal domain-containing protein; the protein is MQFAIRRSFLSFWAAVLLLFSFMFNTSPAESASGDPSLPLMSIGKANQAAKDFLITEGAAEALKPRGNRELRLYAPMGVSFSDTPRFEVIQGDLVLESASAQTEYDNSFRQYYASVRIKASSTTPSTIRVSSLRLTVDRTVPEGNVVLQLKGWNNAAVEYNDDGLFPSSLMMTIPVGWVGTPGEHGAPASQPAVPAGKKVALFKIGETKYIVDTVEKEMDTTPYRRNGRVFLPIRYISDMLGIEPTGIVWDEKMGQVTLTRVNRVIILELNNPVMYADGSPVTLEAAPEIVEPGRVMLPVRPIVEQYGGAVEWDSATETVRVFSQE
- a CDS encoding desulfoferrodoxin family protein; translation: MAKNLGIYRCDACGYTLEVVEMGKEQLVCKGHSYALTCSKADAQVVCCGKPMELLEPNTVEASREKHLPVAEFGNDGKFVVKVGSILHPMTAEHLIQWITIVYGDCVQRVKLHDGKAPEANFHVGDANEIDLYGYCNLHGLWKATVKK